In Aquimarina sp. TRL1, a single window of DNA contains:
- the guaB gene encoding IMP dehydrogenase, whose amino-acid sequence MTAHDSKILGEGLTYDDVLLVPAFSEVLPREVNIQTKFTRNITMNIPVISAAMDTVTESRMAIAMAQEGGIGVLHKNMTIAEQATKVRKVKRAESGMIIDPVTLPLTAKVEDAKNNMREHSIGGIPIVDEAGKLLGIVTNRDLRFEKNNQRPIAEVMTSENLVTAAEGTSLQEAEVILQDNKIEKLPVVNDDNTLVGLITFRDITKLTLKPIANKDKLGRLRVAAAIGVTGDAVERAEALVKAGVDAVVIDTAHGHTKGVVSVLKEVKAKFPELEVIVGNIATAEAAKYLVDAGADAVKVGIGPGSICTTRVVAGVGVPQFSAVLEVAAAIKGSGVPVIADGGIRYTGDIPKAIAAGADCVMLGSLLAGTTESPGETIIYEGRKFKTYRGMGSVEAMNKGSKDRYFQDVEDDIKKLVPEGIVGRVAYKGDLLESIHQFIGGLRAGMGYCGAKDIEALQNNGRFVKITASGIHESHPHDVTITKEAPNYSR is encoded by the coding sequence ATGACTGCACACGATTCAAAAATCCTTGGAGAGGGATTAACATACGATGATGTATTATTAGTTCCAGCCTTTTCAGAAGTTCTTCCTAGAGAAGTAAATATCCAAACAAAATTCACCAGAAATATAACGATGAATATTCCTGTTATTTCTGCTGCTATGGATACGGTAACAGAAAGCCGTATGGCAATTGCGATGGCACAAGAAGGAGGAATAGGTGTGTTGCATAAAAATATGACAATTGCTGAGCAAGCGACTAAAGTTCGCAAGGTAAAGCGAGCAGAAAGCGGGATGATTATAGATCCAGTCACATTACCCCTGACTGCAAAGGTAGAAGATGCAAAAAATAATATGCGGGAGCATAGTATTGGAGGAATTCCTATTGTAGATGAAGCAGGTAAGTTATTAGGAATTGTGACCAATAGAGATTTGCGATTTGAGAAAAATAATCAGCGCCCTATTGCAGAGGTCATGACGAGTGAGAATCTGGTAACAGCAGCGGAAGGAACTTCGTTACAGGAAGCAGAAGTGATCTTACAAGATAATAAAATCGAGAAATTGCCAGTAGTTAATGATGATAATACGCTGGTAGGATTAATCACTTTCAGAGATATTACAAAGCTTACATTAAAACCTATCGCGAATAAGGATAAGCTAGGACGTCTTCGTGTAGCTGCCGCTATTGGAGTTACCGGAGATGCTGTGGAGAGAGCAGAAGCTTTGGTAAAAGCAGGAGTAGATGCAGTAGTTATTGATACGGCACATGGACATACTAAAGGAGTTGTTTCTGTACTAAAAGAAGTAAAAGCTAAATTTCCTGAATTAGAAGTTATCGTTGGAAACATTGCCACAGCAGAGGCAGCAAAATATTTGGTAGATGCAGGAGCTGATGCAGTAAAAGTGGGAATTGGTCCAGGATCAATATGTACTACCAGAGTTGTAGCAGGAGTGGGGGTACCGCAATTCTCAGCTGTACTGGAAGTAGCAGCAGCTATAAAAGGATCAGGAGTTCCGGTAATTGCTGATGGAGGAATTCGATATACAGGAGATATCCCAAAAGCGATTGCTGCAGGAGCTGATTGTGTTATGTTAGGATCTCTTTTGGCAGGTACTACAGAATCTCCGGGAGAAACGATTATCTATGAAGGAAGAAAGTTTAAGACATACCGTGGAATGGGATCGGTGGAAGCTATGAATAAAGGTTCTAAAGACCGTTATTTTCAGGATGTGGAAGATGATATAAAAAAGCTGGTTCCAGAAGGAATTGTAGGAAGAGTAGCTTATAAAGGAGATTTGCTAGAAAGTATTCATCAATTTATAGGTGGACTTAGAGCAGGAATGGGATATTGTGGGGCAAAAGATATTGAGGCACTACAGAACAATGGTCGTTTTGTGAAAATTACAGCTAGTGGAATTCATGAAAGCCATCCACATGATGTGACAATTACTAAAGAAGCACCTAATTATAGCAGATAA
- a CDS encoding AraC family transcriptional regulator yields MEYFEKNTNGFWLDTLEGLLERFPELELPHKQDFYTLLFIDSAKGEIIIDKVKIDTDQAKLIIIKPDCVSSITLDKYAKGSIINFTSDFFDLRYNTNLLYQFSFLKKWEKPFVRLTEKQVYKWNSLLLLVKKEYQNCSKGFRNVLCSYLNILLFEFERAYNPVRTIEQNHSRESKIIYFKQLIDKHYKSKKTPSQYANLLHVSANHLNKVCKKETGKTAGSLIRQRILLESQRLLQYTNLTVNEIALEMGFDTPSYFITFFKKQYGCTPEVFRKRQNDLFYFV; encoded by the coding sequence ATGGAGTATTTTGAAAAGAACACCAATGGGTTTTGGCTAGATACCTTAGAGGGACTATTGGAACGTTTCCCTGAATTAGAACTACCTCACAAGCAAGATTTCTATACATTGTTATTTATAGATTCTGCTAAGGGGGAGATTATAATTGACAAAGTTAAAATAGATACAGATCAAGCTAAACTCATTATCATTAAACCCGATTGTGTAAGTAGTATTACATTAGACAAATATGCAAAAGGAAGTATTATTAATTTTACTAGTGATTTTTTTGATTTGAGATACAACACCAATTTATTATATCAATTTTCATTTCTCAAAAAATGGGAAAAACCGTTTGTTAGACTAACCGAAAAACAAGTTTACAAATGGAACTCCCTATTATTACTTGTAAAAAAAGAATATCAAAACTGTTCTAAAGGATTCAGAAATGTATTATGTTCTTATCTGAATATTTTACTTTTCGAATTCGAAAGAGCCTACAACCCAGTAAGAACTATTGAACAGAATCATAGTAGAGAAAGCAAAATCATTTATTTCAAACAACTAATAGATAAGCATTACAAGAGTAAAAAAACACCTTCTCAATATGCGAATCTATTACATGTAAGTGCCAATCACTTAAATAAGGTATGCAAAAAAGAAACTGGAAAAACGGCAGGTTCTTTGATAAGACAGCGAATTTTACTGGAATCTCAGCGATTATTACAATACACTAATTTAACTGTCAATGAAATCGCTTTAGAAATGGGGTTCGATACTCCCTCTTACTTTATTACATTTTTCAAAAAACAATACGGATGCACTCCTGAGGTTTTTAGAAAAAGACAAAATGATTTGTTTTACTTTGTTTAA
- a CDS encoding OmpH family outer membrane protein: MKKVVLSILFMAVSLTMVAQSKVGTIDSEFILSKMPELTKVQEDIKAYNGKLEAELKTKLDSYQALVKDYQAKEATMTDALKKTKQEEIIKLEGDINKFRQNGAQLAQLEQNKLLQPLYQKIGKALEEVAKAGGYSQVLTISNSGLAYIDPTFDLTKTVMTKLGIKAE, encoded by the coding sequence ATGAAAAAAGTAGTACTTTCCATACTTTTTATGGCAGTAAGCCTTACTATGGTGGCTCAATCAAAAGTAGGAACAATAGACAGTGAGTTTATCCTTTCTAAAATGCCTGAATTAACAAAAGTACAGGAAGATATTAAAGCCTATAACGGAAAGTTAGAAGCTGAATTAAAAACAAAATTAGATTCATATCAAGCACTTGTTAAGGATTACCAGGCTAAAGAAGCTACTATGACGGATGCTTTGAAAAAAACAAAGCAGGAAGAAATTATTAAGCTGGAAGGAGATATCAATAAGTTTAGACAAAACGGTGCTCAACTGGCTCAATTGGAACAAAACAAATTATTACAGCCTTTATATCAAAAAATTGGAAAAGCATTAGAAGAAGTTGCTAAGGCAGGAGGATATTCTCAGGTTTTAACGATTTCTAACAGTGGATTGGCGTATATAGATCCTACATTTGATCTTACAAAAACTGTAATGACAAAGCTTGGAATCAAAGCTGAATAA
- a CDS encoding peptidylprolyl isomerase produces the protein MKRVLFFLGMVVFSSITAQEKDEVLLMLGESPIYESEFKRVYLKNIDLVKDASQKDVDEYLKLFIDYKLKLQEAKFLGLDKKETYQTELDGYARELSSNYLTDVKASDEMVREAYERMKKRIRASHILIQLRRDASPEDTLKAFKKITEARNKIVKGESFESIAETYSEDPSVTKNKGDLGWYSVFRMVYPFENASYQTKIGEISAPFRTQFGYHIVKVTGQQPYEGKVTVAHILAKIDEKQTTSIAAHKIKEIKQQLEDGVAFDVVAKQYSDDKQSAPYGGELKPFEKGVLNSEAFENAAFTLKEVGELSQPIKTQYGLHILKLLNKEAVGTYEEEKSQLTERIKRDTRAQLITDKFLTSLKKKYGVEKNEEAILYFKKIATSITESDKNSYPKTEAFQKVLFKIKDKEYAYKDFASFLFEKQYKAKYFKDLSKFIDRSYDDFESQELLAYYKNNLERDNQEFANVLLEYREGLLLFDIMETTIWDRAKEDMEGVKKYYQEHKNNYKKGETYTVIKASSVNKKTLAKTAKLLSKGMSIDKIRSIVNKKGVQVIFSEEFLEKGVDGFPERFLAEKNTSTFTEEKEYQTLFFVKEIQQETIKEFETVKGKVINDYQQHLENIWLDSLRKKYRVKVDEKILNKVKKEFSI, from the coding sequence ATGAAAAGAGTATTGTTTTTTTTAGGAATGGTTGTTTTTTCTTCAATAACAGCACAGGAAAAAGATGAAGTGCTATTGATGTTAGGCGAATCCCCAATCTATGAATCTGAGTTTAAAAGAGTATACCTGAAAAACATTGATCTGGTTAAAGATGCTTCCCAGAAAGATGTTGATGAGTATTTAAAACTTTTTATAGATTATAAATTAAAGTTGCAGGAAGCAAAATTTCTGGGATTGGATAAGAAAGAAACCTATCAAACGGAATTAGACGGCTATGCAAGGGAACTGTCATCTAATTATCTGACAGATGTCAAGGCATCAGATGAAATGGTAAGAGAGGCTTACGAGAGAATGAAAAAAAGAATCAGAGCAAGTCATATTCTTATCCAATTGCGAAGAGATGCCTCTCCAGAGGATACATTAAAAGCATTTAAAAAGATAACAGAAGCCAGAAACAAAATTGTAAAAGGAGAAAGTTTCGAGAGCATTGCAGAAACGTATAGTGAAGACCCGTCTGTTACAAAGAACAAAGGAGATTTAGGATGGTACTCTGTTTTTAGAATGGTATATCCTTTTGAGAATGCTTCCTATCAAACAAAAATAGGAGAAATATCAGCTCCATTCAGAACACAGTTCGGATATCATATTGTAAAGGTTACCGGTCAGCAACCTTATGAAGGGAAAGTTACAGTAGCACATATTTTGGCAAAAATTGATGAGAAACAAACGACCTCCATAGCCGCACATAAAATAAAAGAAATCAAACAGCAACTGGAAGATGGGGTGGCTTTTGACGTTGTCGCTAAACAATATAGCGATGATAAACAGTCAGCACCTTATGGAGGAGAATTAAAACCTTTTGAAAAAGGAGTGTTGAACTCTGAGGCATTTGAAAATGCAGCATTTACCCTAAAAGAAGTAGGAGAGTTATCTCAACCTATAAAAACGCAATACGGACTTCATATTCTGAAATTGCTTAATAAGGAAGCTGTAGGAACCTATGAAGAAGAAAAATCACAGTTGACAGAACGGATAAAAAGAGATACACGAGCGCAGTTAATTACAGATAAATTTTTAACATCTCTGAAGAAAAAGTACGGAGTAGAAAAAAATGAAGAGGCAATACTATATTTTAAGAAAATAGCAACTTCTATAACGGAAAGTGACAAGAACAGTTACCCTAAAACAGAAGCATTTCAAAAAGTACTTTTTAAAATTAAAGATAAAGAATATGCATATAAAGATTTTGCAAGCTTCCTGTTCGAAAAACAATATAAGGCGAAGTATTTCAAAGACCTTTCTAAATTTATAGACAGATCCTATGATGATTTTGAGTCTCAGGAATTACTGGCATATTATAAGAATAACTTAGAAAGAGATAATCAGGAATTTGCAAATGTATTATTAGAATACAGAGAGGGATTATTACTTTTTGATATTATGGAAACTACAATCTGGGACAGGGCAAAAGAAGACATGGAAGGAGTAAAAAAATATTATCAGGAACATAAAAATAACTATAAAAAAGGGGAAACCTATACAGTAATAAAAGCTTCTTCTGTCAATAAGAAAACATTGGCTAAAACCGCTAAGTTGTTGTCTAAAGGAATGAGTATCGATAAAATCAGAAGTATTGTTAATAAAAAAGGAGTACAGGTAATCTTTTCAGAAGAATTTTTGGAAAAAGGAGTGGATGGTTTTCCGGAACGATTTTTAGCAGAAAAGAATACATCTACATTTACAGAAGAAAAAGAATATCAAACACTCTTTTTTGTCAAAGAAATACAACAGGAAACTATCAAGGAGTTTGAAACAGTCAAAGGAAAGGTAATCAATGATTATCAGCAACATCTGGAGAATATTTGGCTGGATAGCCTCAGAAAGAAATATCGGGTGAAAGTGGATGAGAAAATCTTAAATAAAGTGAAAAAAGAATTTTCTATATAG
- a CDS encoding peptidyl-prolyl cis-trans isomerase, with translation MRYIAVFIWIQLFISCGKWNDDGVKGTMARVNDTYLYKEDVKELIMNGVSKEDSANIINTYINGWATKQLLIDQAKVNLSDLEMRDLDRLVEDYRNTLYINAYKDALISKSIDTKVSDEEMNAYYEQNIENFNLNRELVKIRYLHLPTDYNDIVATKKQFDRFKEEDEEDLINRKLEFIGYSFNDSLWLEFEDVLHQIPILRQEEKKNILKEGKYIQLSDSLGIYMVKIDKLLNKGVQAPLEYIKPTIRQIILNKRKLELIKNLEKDITKDAIKNKQFEVYN, from the coding sequence ATGAGGTATATTGCAGTTTTTATTTGGATACAGCTTTTTATTTCCTGTGGAAAATGGAATGATGATGGCGTAAAAGGAACAATGGCTAGAGTAAATGATACCTATCTCTATAAAGAAGATGTTAAGGAATTGATAATGAATGGAGTGTCAAAAGAAGATAGTGCCAACATTATTAATACATATATAAATGGATGGGCGACAAAACAGTTATTGATAGATCAGGCAAAGGTGAATCTCAGTGATTTGGAAATGAGGGATCTGGATAGGCTGGTAGAAGATTATAGAAATACCTTGTATATTAATGCCTATAAAGATGCATTGATTAGCAAATCGATTGATACCAAAGTATCTGATGAAGAAATGAACGCTTATTATGAGCAAAATATTGAAAATTTTAATCTGAATAGGGAGCTGGTAAAGATACGTTACTTACATTTGCCTACTGATTATAATGATATTGTTGCAACGAAGAAACAATTTGATCGTTTTAAAGAAGAAGATGAAGAAGACCTTATAAATAGAAAGTTGGAATTTATAGGGTATTCTTTTAATGATAGTCTTTGGTTGGAATTTGAAGATGTATTACATCAAATTCCTATTTTGAGACAAGAAGAAAAAAAGAATATTTTAAAAGAAGGGAAGTATATTCAGTTGAGTGATTCTCTGGGGATATATATGGTGAAAATAGATAAGTTGTTGAATAAGGGAGTACAAGCCCCTTTAGAATATATAAAACCAACAATACGCCAGATTATATTAAATAAGAGAAAACTAGAGCTGATAAAGAATTTAGAAAAGGACATTACAAAAGATGCGATTAAAAACAAACAATTTGAAGTTTACAATTAG
- a CDS encoding peptidylprolyl isomerase yields MKFTIREITINTIVFFIMGYAAIAQEIIEEEVVAQVDSVKKEVPFQKTKIDGVAAVIGSYVILDSDIDVAYQQIVSEGVSTDEVDKCQLAGSLFENKLYAHHAVQDSLEVSEGEINSIVEQQMAYMVQELGTMEKVLSFYKKEDVDALKKELYEVHKSSKLSNQMRSKITDEVEITPEEVREFFDDIPKDERPLFGTELELAQIVIEPKVSEEAKQKVINRLQQFRTEIVENGSSFATKAVLYSQDPGSKSTGGKYTLNRKTPFAKEFKDVAFSSQEGEVSEPFETEFGYHLLKVDKIRGEEIDVRHILLVPEIERENVEKAKKLIDSIRTSIISGSISFEDAARKFSDEKETKQNGGKLINPTTGDTHFELTKIDPILYDQVSKLKENEVSLIIPDQDRQGRKKFKLITVLNRFDEHIADYSKDYLKIQELALRKKQINAIRKWQDEKIRDTYIKVSGEYENCEYSGNWLKK; encoded by the coding sequence TTGAAGTTTACAATTAGGGAGATAACAATTAATACCATTGTATTTTTTATAATGGGATATGCTGCAATTGCTCAAGAGATCATAGAAGAAGAAGTAGTTGCACAAGTTGATTCTGTAAAAAAAGAAGTTCCTTTCCAAAAAACAAAAATAGATGGAGTTGCAGCAGTAATCGGAAGTTATGTAATTCTGGATAGTGATATCGATGTAGCGTATCAGCAAATAGTAAGTGAAGGCGTTTCTACCGACGAAGTAGATAAATGTCAGTTGGCAGGGAGTTTGTTCGAAAATAAATTATATGCACACCATGCAGTTCAGGATAGTTTGGAAGTGTCAGAAGGAGAAATAAACTCTATTGTAGAACAGCAAATGGCATATATGGTTCAGGAATTAGGAACCATGGAAAAAGTGCTTAGCTTCTATAAAAAGGAAGATGTAGACGCATTAAAAAAGGAATTGTACGAAGTTCATAAATCCAGTAAGTTATCAAATCAGATGCGTTCTAAGATTACGGATGAGGTAGAAATTACACCAGAAGAAGTAAGAGAATTCTTTGATGATATTCCAAAAGATGAAAGACCTTTATTTGGTACGGAGTTAGAATTGGCTCAAATCGTGATCGAGCCAAAAGTATCGGAAGAAGCAAAACAAAAAGTAATTAACAGATTACAGCAATTCAGAACAGAAATCGTAGAAAACGGAAGTAGTTTTGCGACGAAAGCAGTATTATATTCACAGGATCCGGGATCAAAATCTACCGGAGGGAAATATACATTAAATAGAAAAACGCCATTCGCAAAAGAATTCAAAGATGTAGCATTTAGTTCTCAGGAAGGAGAAGTAAGCGAGCCCTTTGAAACTGAATTTGGGTATCACTTATTGAAGGTGGATAAAATACGAGGAGAAGAAATAGATGTAAGACACATTTTATTAGTTCCGGAAATAGAAAGAGAAAATGTAGAAAAAGCAAAAAAACTAATCGATTCGATTCGTACAAGTATCATATCAGGATCGATTTCTTTTGAAGACGCGGCCAGAAAATTTAGTGATGAAAAAGAAACGAAGCAAAACGGAGGAAAGCTAATAAACCCAACAACAGGAGATACACACTTTGAACTTACCAAAATAGATCCTATATTGTATGATCAAGTATCGAAGTTAAAAGAAAATGAAGTGTCTTTAATCATTCCTGATCAGGATAGACAGGGAAGAAAGAAGTTTAAACTCATTACGGTATTAAATCGTTTTGATGAACATATTGCTGATTATTCAAAGGATTATTTGAAAATTCAGGAATTAGCACTTCGTAAAAAACAAATTAATGCTATTAGAAAATGGCAAGATGAAAAAATAAGGGATACCTATATAAAAGTCAGTGGAGAATACGAAAATTGCGAGTACAGTGGAAATTGGTTAAAAAAATAA
- a CDS encoding MoxR family ATPase, protein MSDVAAVEQLVNKYTELKKEISKIIIGQEKVIDQILISVFSGGHALLIGVPGLAKTLMVNTISQALGLDFKRIQFTPDLMPSDILGSEILDETRQFKFIKGPVFSNIILADEINRTPPKTQAALLEAMQERSVTVAGHHYKLDLPYFVLATQNPIEQEGTYPLPEAQLDRFMFAIELSYPTFEEEVEVVKSTTGVSVKEINPLFTAEEIVNIQQLIRKIPIADNVVEYAVGLVGKTRPNGENVPDIIKNYVDWGAGPRASQNLVLAAKTHAVIHGKYSPDIEDIQAVALGILRHRMIKNYKAEAEGVGIEDIIKKIL, encoded by the coding sequence ATGTCAGACGTTGCAGCTGTAGAGCAACTGGTAAATAAGTATACCGAGCTAAAAAAAGAAATATCTAAAATAATTATTGGTCAGGAAAAAGTAATTGACCAAATTCTTATCTCCGTATTTTCAGGAGGGCATGCACTGTTGATCGGTGTACCGGGACTAGCCAAAACCTTAATGGTGAATACCATTTCTCAGGCATTAGGGCTGGATTTCAAAAGAATACAATTTACCCCTGATCTGATGCCTAGTGATATCCTGGGGAGTGAAATATTAGATGAGACCAGACAATTTAAGTTTATTAAAGGGCCTGTTTTTTCTAATATTATTCTGGCAGATGAAATAAACAGAACACCACCTAAGACACAAGCAGCATTGCTGGAAGCGATGCAGGAAAGATCAGTAACTGTAGCAGGACATCATTATAAATTAGACCTTCCTTATTTTGTATTGGCAACTCAGAACCCTATTGAGCAGGAAGGAACGTATCCATTGCCAGAAGCACAGTTAGATAGATTTATGTTTGCTATTGAATTGTCATATCCTACTTTTGAAGAAGAAGTAGAAGTGGTAAAAAGCACAACGGGGGTTTCTGTTAAAGAAATTAACCCTTTGTTTACAGCAGAAGAGATCGTTAATATACAGCAACTAATTAGGAAAATACCTATAGCTGATAATGTGGTAGAATATGCAGTGGGATTAGTAGGAAAAACAAGACCTAATGGAGAAAACGTTCCGGATATTATTAAAAACTATGTAGATTGGGGAGCCGGACCAAGAGCTTCTCAGAATTTAGTTCTGGCCGCAAAAACACATGCGGTAATCCATGGGAAGTATTCTCCGGATATAGAAGATATACAAGCAGTAGCCTTAGGTATTTTACGACATAGAATGATAAAAAATTATAAAGCAGAAGCAGAAGGCGTAGGTATAGAAGATATTATAAAAAAGATTTTATAA